A single genomic interval of Scylla paramamosain isolate STU-SP2022 chromosome 4, ASM3559412v1, whole genome shotgun sequence harbors:
- the LOC135099908 gene encoding facilitated trehalose transporter Tret1-like isoform X4, which produces MLETPSATHLRILKQVMKVSGVCLGVVNMGLMLVWPSVAFADMQRDNSTIYGNSITLSDTQMDFVGSILPAGSLLGTLAGGHLVARIGRRGSMLWLTIPCVLAWVILAVSYNLATILIGRFVNGLYCGLVVVAGWAYAVELPDIAVRGSLAAFPTLFLQLGYIIVLVSGLCLRWYQISFVGIGTSIISVVALWFIPESPSYLIATGREDEARRELRSLRGVHADIEDEINDLRVKNSNLKSVSFFEILKIPDIRKTLIVLFVLFFIHNFCGMQIFTVNMTRIFRESGTLLGEAISSLIVFLTLLVGSTVSIFTINHIGRRNSMVISLSILVVCLVMFGSYVHTTDSEKAARAEEIKKNASAMLTTHTIKVKNESNLVEYHPPHSKITSEILNIVSTHERDESTFKAKNETVMAKSWPRRHRWVPVICLLVFMAGASLGITQVPFILNNEYFPTYIRAQGVCCNAHR; this is translated from the exons ATGCTGGAGACACCCTCTGCCACCCACCTGCGTATCCTGAAACAA GTGATGAAGGTCTCTGGTGTATGCCTGGGCGTCGTCAACATGGGTTTGATGTTGGTGTGGCCCAGCGTCGCCTTCGCTGACATGCAGCGGGATAATTCTACAATATACGGGAATAGCATCACACTCTCTGACACCCAGATGGATTTCGTCG GAAGTATTTTACCGGCTGGGAGTCTCCTCGGCACCCTAGCAGGCGGGCACCTGGTTGCTCGTATCGGCCGTCGTGGGTCCATGCTGTGGCTGACAATTCCATGTGTGCTTGCATGGGTCATATTGGCGGTGTCCTACAATCTGGCTACGATCCTCATTGGCAG ATTTGTCAACGGATTATACTGCGgtctagtggtggtggcaggttgGGCGTACGCTGTGGAACTCCCGGACATCGCAGTGCGAGGTTCCTTGGCTGCGTTTCCGACACTTTTCCTCCAGCTTGGATACATCATTGTCCTGGTCTCCGGTTTGTGTCTGAGATGGTACCAAATCTCCTTCGTCGGCATCGGCACGAGCATCATTAGTGTGGTTGCACTGTGGTTTATCCCGGAGAGTCCCAGCTACCTCATCGCTACTGGCCGAGAGGACGAAGCGAGAAGGGAACTAAGATCTCTCAGAGGTGTTCATGCAGACATTGAAGACGAAATAAACGACCTCCGAGTTAAGAACAGTAATTTAAAAAGCGTCTCCTTTTTCGAGATCCTCAAAATCCCAGACATAAGAAAGACTTTGATTGTCTTGTTCGTTCTATTTTTTATACACAACTTCTGCGGTATGCAAATTTTCACCGTGAATATGACTCGTATCTTCCGTGAATCAGGGACACTGTTGGGCGAAGCCATCTCCTCACTGATTGTATTCCTAACGCTGCTGGTGGGGAGTACTGTCTCAATTTTCACCATAAATCACATTGGAAGACGGAACTCCATGGTTATATCCTTGTCCATTCTTGTCGtttgtttggtaatgtttggATCATATGTGCACACCACAGATTCTGAAAAGGCAGCAAGAgctgaagaaatcaagaaaaatgcATCAGCAATGTTAACGACACATaccataaaagtaaaaaatgaaagtaatttaGTTGAGTATCACCCTCCACATAGCAAGATCACTTCTGAAATCCTTAACATCGTTTCCACACATGAAAG AGACGAATCAACGTTTAAAGCGAAAAACGAAACGGTGATGGCGAAGTCCTGGCCAAGAAGACATAGGTGGGTGCCAGTTATCTGTCTGCTGGTATTCATGGCAGGGGCCAGTCTGGGTATCACGCAAGTACCATTCATCCTCAACAACGAGTACTTCCCCACTTACATCAGAGCTCAG
- the LOC135099908 gene encoding facilitated trehalose transporter Tret1-like isoform X6 codes for MKVSGVCLGVVNMGLMLVWPSVAFADMQRDNSTIYGNSITLSDTQMDFVGSILPAGSLLGTLAGGHLVARIGRRGSMLWLTIPCVLAWVILAVSYNLATILIGRFVNGLYCGLVVVAGWAYAVELPDIAVRGSLAAFPTLFLQLGYIIVLVSGLCLRWYQISFVGIGTSIISVVALWFIPESPSYLIATGREDEARRELRSLRGVHADIEDEINDLRVKNSNLKSVSFFEILKIPDIRKTLIVLFVLFFIHNFCGMQIFTVNMTRIFRESGTLLGEAISSLIVFLTLLVGSTVSIFTINHIGRRNSMVISLSILVVCLVMFGSYVHTTDSEKAARAEEIKKNASAMLTTHTIKVKNESNLVEYHPPHSKITSEILNIVSTHERDESTFKAKNETVMAKSWPRRHRWVPVICLLVFMAGASLGITQVPFILNNEYFPTYIRAQICV; via the exons ATGAAGGTCTCTGGTGTATGCCTGGGCGTCGTCAACATGGGTTTGATGTTGGTGTGGCCCAGCGTCGCCTTCGCTGACATGCAGCGGGATAATTCTACAATATACGGGAATAGCATCACACTCTCTGACACCCAGATGGATTTCGTCG GAAGTATTTTACCGGCTGGGAGTCTCCTCGGCACCCTAGCAGGCGGGCACCTGGTTGCTCGTATCGGCCGTCGTGGGTCCATGCTGTGGCTGACAATTCCATGTGTGCTTGCATGGGTCATATTGGCGGTGTCCTACAATCTGGCTACGATCCTCATTGGCAG ATTTGTCAACGGATTATACTGCGgtctagtggtggtggcaggttgGGCGTACGCTGTGGAACTCCCGGACATCGCAGTGCGAGGTTCCTTGGCTGCGTTTCCGACACTTTTCCTCCAGCTTGGATACATCATTGTCCTGGTCTCCGGTTTGTGTCTGAGATGGTACCAAATCTCCTTCGTCGGCATCGGCACGAGCATCATTAGTGTGGTTGCACTGTGGTTTATCCCGGAGAGTCCCAGCTACCTCATCGCTACTGGCCGAGAGGACGAAGCGAGAAGGGAACTAAGATCTCTCAGAGGTGTTCATGCAGACATTGAAGACGAAATAAACGACCTCCGAGTTAAGAACAGTAATTTAAAAAGCGTCTCCTTTTTCGAGATCCTCAAAATCCCAGACATAAGAAAGACTTTGATTGTCTTGTTCGTTCTATTTTTTATACACAACTTCTGCGGTATGCAAATTTTCACCGTGAATATGACTCGTATCTTCCGTGAATCAGGGACACTGTTGGGCGAAGCCATCTCCTCACTGATTGTATTCCTAACGCTGCTGGTGGGGAGTACTGTCTCAATTTTCACCATAAATCACATTGGAAGACGGAACTCCATGGTTATATCCTTGTCCATTCTTGTCGtttgtttggtaatgtttggATCATATGTGCACACCACAGATTCTGAAAAGGCAGCAAGAgctgaagaaatcaagaaaaatgcATCAGCAATGTTAACGACACATaccataaaagtaaaaaatgaaagtaatttaGTTGAGTATCACCCTCCACATAGCAAGATCACTTCTGAAATCCTTAACATCGTTTCCACACATGAAAG AGACGAATCAACGTTTAAAGCGAAAAACGAAACGGTGATGGCGAAGTCCTGGCCAAGAAGACATAGGTGGGTGCCAGTTATCTGTCTGCTGGTATTCATGGCAGGGGCCAGTCTGGGTATCACGCAAGTACCATTCATCCTCAACAACGAGTACTTCCCCACTTACATCAGAGCTCAG
- the LOC135099908 gene encoding solute carrier family 2, facilitated glucose transporter member 8-like isoform X2: protein MKVSGVCLGVVNMGLMLVWPSVAFADMQRDNSTIYGNSITLSDTQMDFVGSILPAGSLLGTLAGGHLVARIGRRGSMLWLTIPCVLAWVILAVSYNLATILIGRFVNGLYCGLVVVAGWAYAVELPDIAVRGSLAAFPTLFLQLGYIIVLVSGLCLRWYQISFVGIGTSIISVVALWFIPESPSYLIATGREDEARRELRSLRGVHADIEDEINDLRVKNSNLKSVSFFEILKIPDIRKTLIVLFVLFFIHNFCGMQIFTVNMTRIFRESGTLLGEAISSLIVFLTLLVGSTVSIFTINHIGRRNSMVISLSILVVCLVMFGSYVHTTDSEKAARAEEIKKNASAMLTTHTIKVKNESNLVEYHPPHSKITSEILNIVSTHERDESTFKAKNETVMAKSWPRRHRWVPVICLLVFMAGASLGITQVPFILNNEYFPTYIRAQASSICLMASNLLNVLAVQLFTPMQVVLTPAGFYWFTAGICTLGVIFSFAFIVETKDKAIG from the exons ATGAAGGTCTCTGGTGTATGCCTGGGCGTCGTCAACATGGGTTTGATGTTGGTGTGGCCCAGCGTCGCCTTCGCTGACATGCAGCGGGATAATTCTACAATATACGGGAATAGCATCACACTCTCTGACACCCAGATGGATTTCGTCG GAAGTATTTTACCGGCTGGGAGTCTCCTCGGCACCCTAGCAGGCGGGCACCTGGTTGCTCGTATCGGCCGTCGTGGGTCCATGCTGTGGCTGACAATTCCATGTGTGCTTGCATGGGTCATATTGGCGGTGTCCTACAATCTGGCTACGATCCTCATTGGCAG ATTTGTCAACGGATTATACTGCGgtctagtggtggtggcaggttgGGCGTACGCTGTGGAACTCCCGGACATCGCAGTGCGAGGTTCCTTGGCTGCGTTTCCGACACTTTTCCTCCAGCTTGGATACATCATTGTCCTGGTCTCCGGTTTGTGTCTGAGATGGTACCAAATCTCCTTCGTCGGCATCGGCACGAGCATCATTAGTGTGGTTGCACTGTGGTTTATCCCGGAGAGTCCCAGCTACCTCATCGCTACTGGCCGAGAGGACGAAGCGAGAAGGGAACTAAGATCTCTCAGAGGTGTTCATGCAGACATTGAAGACGAAATAAACGACCTCCGAGTTAAGAACAGTAATTTAAAAAGCGTCTCCTTTTTCGAGATCCTCAAAATCCCAGACATAAGAAAGACTTTGATTGTCTTGTTCGTTCTATTTTTTATACACAACTTCTGCGGTATGCAAATTTTCACCGTGAATATGACTCGTATCTTCCGTGAATCAGGGACACTGTTGGGCGAAGCCATCTCCTCACTGATTGTATTCCTAACGCTGCTGGTGGGGAGTACTGTCTCAATTTTCACCATAAATCACATTGGAAGACGGAACTCCATGGTTATATCCTTGTCCATTCTTGTCGtttgtttggtaatgtttggATCATATGTGCACACCACAGATTCTGAAAAGGCAGCAAGAgctgaagaaatcaagaaaaatgcATCAGCAATGTTAACGACACATaccataaaagtaaaaaatgaaagtaatttaGTTGAGTATCACCCTCCACATAGCAAGATCACTTCTGAAATCCTTAACATCGTTTCCACACATGAAAG AGACGAATCAACGTTTAAAGCGAAAAACGAAACGGTGATGGCGAAGTCCTGGCCAAGAAGACATAGGTGGGTGCCAGTTATCTGTCTGCTGGTATTCATGGCAGGGGCCAGTCTGGGTATCACGCAAGTACCATTCATCCTCAACAACGAGTACTTCCCCACTTACATCAGAGCTCAG GCTTCCAGCATTTGCTTGATGGCGAGCAATCTCCTCAATGTCCTGGCGGTGCAACTCTTCACACCAATGCAAGTTGTCCTCACACCAGCAGGCTTTTACTGGTTCACTGCCGGCATCTGCACCCTCGGCGTCATATTTTCATTTGCTTTCATCgtagaaacaaaagacaaagccATTGGATAG
- the LOC135099908 gene encoding facilitated trehalose transporter Tret1-like isoform X3 — MLETPSATHLRILKQVMKVSGVCLGVVNMGLMLVWPSVAFADMQRDNSTIYGNSITLSDTQMDFVGSILPAGSLLGTLAGGHLVARIGRRGSMLWLTIPCVLAWVILAVSYNLATILIGRFVNGLYCGLVVVAGWAYAVELPDIAVRGSLAAFPTLFLQLGYIIVLVSGLCLRWYQISFVGIGTSIISVVALWFIPESPSYLIATGREDEARRELRSLRGVHADIEDEINDLRVKNSNLKSVSFFEILKIPDIRKTLIVLFVLFFIHNFCGMQIFTVNMTRIFRESGTLLGEAISSLIVFLTLLVGSTVSIFTINHIGRRNSMVISLSILVVCLVMFGSYVHTTDSEKAARAEEIKKNASAMLTTHTIKVKNESNLVEYHPPHSKITSEILNIVSTHERDESTFKAKNETVMAKSWPRRHRWVPVICLLVFMAGASLGITQVPFILNNEYFPTYIRAQDVATSIRGGCSNSRAVCHHPTLHTSTPAPRIW, encoded by the exons ATGCTGGAGACACCCTCTGCCACCCACCTGCGTATCCTGAAACAA GTGATGAAGGTCTCTGGTGTATGCCTGGGCGTCGTCAACATGGGTTTGATGTTGGTGTGGCCCAGCGTCGCCTTCGCTGACATGCAGCGGGATAATTCTACAATATACGGGAATAGCATCACACTCTCTGACACCCAGATGGATTTCGTCG GAAGTATTTTACCGGCTGGGAGTCTCCTCGGCACCCTAGCAGGCGGGCACCTGGTTGCTCGTATCGGCCGTCGTGGGTCCATGCTGTGGCTGACAATTCCATGTGTGCTTGCATGGGTCATATTGGCGGTGTCCTACAATCTGGCTACGATCCTCATTGGCAG ATTTGTCAACGGATTATACTGCGgtctagtggtggtggcaggttgGGCGTACGCTGTGGAACTCCCGGACATCGCAGTGCGAGGTTCCTTGGCTGCGTTTCCGACACTTTTCCTCCAGCTTGGATACATCATTGTCCTGGTCTCCGGTTTGTGTCTGAGATGGTACCAAATCTCCTTCGTCGGCATCGGCACGAGCATCATTAGTGTGGTTGCACTGTGGTTTATCCCGGAGAGTCCCAGCTACCTCATCGCTACTGGCCGAGAGGACGAAGCGAGAAGGGAACTAAGATCTCTCAGAGGTGTTCATGCAGACATTGAAGACGAAATAAACGACCTCCGAGTTAAGAACAGTAATTTAAAAAGCGTCTCCTTTTTCGAGATCCTCAAAATCCCAGACATAAGAAAGACTTTGATTGTCTTGTTCGTTCTATTTTTTATACACAACTTCTGCGGTATGCAAATTTTCACCGTGAATATGACTCGTATCTTCCGTGAATCAGGGACACTGTTGGGCGAAGCCATCTCCTCACTGATTGTATTCCTAACGCTGCTGGTGGGGAGTACTGTCTCAATTTTCACCATAAATCACATTGGAAGACGGAACTCCATGGTTATATCCTTGTCCATTCTTGTCGtttgtttggtaatgtttggATCATATGTGCACACCACAGATTCTGAAAAGGCAGCAAGAgctgaagaaatcaagaaaaatgcATCAGCAATGTTAACGACACATaccataaaagtaaaaaatgaaagtaatttaGTTGAGTATCACCCTCCACATAGCAAGATCACTTCTGAAATCCTTAACATCGTTTCCACACATGAAAG AGACGAATCAACGTTTAAAGCGAAAAACGAAACGGTGATGGCGAAGTCCTGGCCAAGAAGACATAGGTGGGTGCCAGTTATCTGTCTGCTGGTATTCATGGCAGGGGCCAGTCTGGGTATCACGCAAGTACCATTCATCCTCAACAACGAGTACTTCCCCACTTACATCAGAGCTCAG
- the LOC135099908 gene encoding facilitated trehalose transporter Tret1-like isoform X5 — MLETPSATHLRILKQVMKVSGVCLGVVNMGLMLVWPSVAFADMQRDNSTIYGNSITLSDTQMDFVGSILPAGSLLGTLAGGHLVARIGRRGSMLWLTIPCVLAWVILAVSYNLATILIGRFVNGLYCGLVVVAGWAYAVELPDIAVRGSLAAFPTLFLQLGYIIVLVSGLCLRWYQISFVGIGTSIISVVALWFIPESPSYLIATGREDEARRELRSLRGVHADIEDEINDLRVKNSNLKSVSFFEILKIPDIRKTLIVLFVLFFIHNFCGMQIFTVNMTRIFRESGTLLGEAISSLIVFLTLLVGSTVSIFTINHIGRRNSMVISLSILVVCLVMFGSYVHTTDSEKAARAEEIKKNASAMLTTHTIKVKNESNLVEYHPPHSKITSEILNIVSTHERDESTFKAKNETVMAKSWPRRHRWVPVICLLVFMAGASLGITQVPFILNNEYFPTYIRAQICV, encoded by the exons ATGCTGGAGACACCCTCTGCCACCCACCTGCGTATCCTGAAACAA GTGATGAAGGTCTCTGGTGTATGCCTGGGCGTCGTCAACATGGGTTTGATGTTGGTGTGGCCCAGCGTCGCCTTCGCTGACATGCAGCGGGATAATTCTACAATATACGGGAATAGCATCACACTCTCTGACACCCAGATGGATTTCGTCG GAAGTATTTTACCGGCTGGGAGTCTCCTCGGCACCCTAGCAGGCGGGCACCTGGTTGCTCGTATCGGCCGTCGTGGGTCCATGCTGTGGCTGACAATTCCATGTGTGCTTGCATGGGTCATATTGGCGGTGTCCTACAATCTGGCTACGATCCTCATTGGCAG ATTTGTCAACGGATTATACTGCGgtctagtggtggtggcaggttgGGCGTACGCTGTGGAACTCCCGGACATCGCAGTGCGAGGTTCCTTGGCTGCGTTTCCGACACTTTTCCTCCAGCTTGGATACATCATTGTCCTGGTCTCCGGTTTGTGTCTGAGATGGTACCAAATCTCCTTCGTCGGCATCGGCACGAGCATCATTAGTGTGGTTGCACTGTGGTTTATCCCGGAGAGTCCCAGCTACCTCATCGCTACTGGCCGAGAGGACGAAGCGAGAAGGGAACTAAGATCTCTCAGAGGTGTTCATGCAGACATTGAAGACGAAATAAACGACCTCCGAGTTAAGAACAGTAATTTAAAAAGCGTCTCCTTTTTCGAGATCCTCAAAATCCCAGACATAAGAAAGACTTTGATTGTCTTGTTCGTTCTATTTTTTATACACAACTTCTGCGGTATGCAAATTTTCACCGTGAATATGACTCGTATCTTCCGTGAATCAGGGACACTGTTGGGCGAAGCCATCTCCTCACTGATTGTATTCCTAACGCTGCTGGTGGGGAGTACTGTCTCAATTTTCACCATAAATCACATTGGAAGACGGAACTCCATGGTTATATCCTTGTCCATTCTTGTCGtttgtttggtaatgtttggATCATATGTGCACACCACAGATTCTGAAAAGGCAGCAAGAgctgaagaaatcaagaaaaatgcATCAGCAATGTTAACGACACATaccataaaagtaaaaaatgaaagtaatttaGTTGAGTATCACCCTCCACATAGCAAGATCACTTCTGAAATCCTTAACATCGTTTCCACACATGAAAG AGACGAATCAACGTTTAAAGCGAAAAACGAAACGGTGATGGCGAAGTCCTGGCCAAGAAGACATAGGTGGGTGCCAGTTATCTGTCTGCTGGTATTCATGGCAGGGGCCAGTCTGGGTATCACGCAAGTACCATTCATCCTCAACAACGAGTACTTCCCCACTTACATCAGAGCTCAG
- the LOC135099908 gene encoding solute carrier family 2, facilitated glucose transporter member 8-like isoform X1: MLETPSATHLRILKQVMKVSGVCLGVVNMGLMLVWPSVAFADMQRDNSTIYGNSITLSDTQMDFVGSILPAGSLLGTLAGGHLVARIGRRGSMLWLTIPCVLAWVILAVSYNLATILIGRFVNGLYCGLVVVAGWAYAVELPDIAVRGSLAAFPTLFLQLGYIIVLVSGLCLRWYQISFVGIGTSIISVVALWFIPESPSYLIATGREDEARRELRSLRGVHADIEDEINDLRVKNSNLKSVSFFEILKIPDIRKTLIVLFVLFFIHNFCGMQIFTVNMTRIFRESGTLLGEAISSLIVFLTLLVGSTVSIFTINHIGRRNSMVISLSILVVCLVMFGSYVHTTDSEKAARAEEIKKNASAMLTTHTIKVKNESNLVEYHPPHSKITSEILNIVSTHERDESTFKAKNETVMAKSWPRRHRWVPVICLLVFMAGASLGITQVPFILNNEYFPTYIRAQASSICLMASNLLNVLAVQLFTPMQVVLTPAGFYWFTAGICTLGVIFSFAFIVETKDKAIG; encoded by the exons ATGCTGGAGACACCCTCTGCCACCCACCTGCGTATCCTGAAACAA GTGATGAAGGTCTCTGGTGTATGCCTGGGCGTCGTCAACATGGGTTTGATGTTGGTGTGGCCCAGCGTCGCCTTCGCTGACATGCAGCGGGATAATTCTACAATATACGGGAATAGCATCACACTCTCTGACACCCAGATGGATTTCGTCG GAAGTATTTTACCGGCTGGGAGTCTCCTCGGCACCCTAGCAGGCGGGCACCTGGTTGCTCGTATCGGCCGTCGTGGGTCCATGCTGTGGCTGACAATTCCATGTGTGCTTGCATGGGTCATATTGGCGGTGTCCTACAATCTGGCTACGATCCTCATTGGCAG ATTTGTCAACGGATTATACTGCGgtctagtggtggtggcaggttgGGCGTACGCTGTGGAACTCCCGGACATCGCAGTGCGAGGTTCCTTGGCTGCGTTTCCGACACTTTTCCTCCAGCTTGGATACATCATTGTCCTGGTCTCCGGTTTGTGTCTGAGATGGTACCAAATCTCCTTCGTCGGCATCGGCACGAGCATCATTAGTGTGGTTGCACTGTGGTTTATCCCGGAGAGTCCCAGCTACCTCATCGCTACTGGCCGAGAGGACGAAGCGAGAAGGGAACTAAGATCTCTCAGAGGTGTTCATGCAGACATTGAAGACGAAATAAACGACCTCCGAGTTAAGAACAGTAATTTAAAAAGCGTCTCCTTTTTCGAGATCCTCAAAATCCCAGACATAAGAAAGACTTTGATTGTCTTGTTCGTTCTATTTTTTATACACAACTTCTGCGGTATGCAAATTTTCACCGTGAATATGACTCGTATCTTCCGTGAATCAGGGACACTGTTGGGCGAAGCCATCTCCTCACTGATTGTATTCCTAACGCTGCTGGTGGGGAGTACTGTCTCAATTTTCACCATAAATCACATTGGAAGACGGAACTCCATGGTTATATCCTTGTCCATTCTTGTCGtttgtttggtaatgtttggATCATATGTGCACACCACAGATTCTGAAAAGGCAGCAAGAgctgaagaaatcaagaaaaatgcATCAGCAATGTTAACGACACATaccataaaagtaaaaaatgaaagtaatttaGTTGAGTATCACCCTCCACATAGCAAGATCACTTCTGAAATCCTTAACATCGTTTCCACACATGAAAG AGACGAATCAACGTTTAAAGCGAAAAACGAAACGGTGATGGCGAAGTCCTGGCCAAGAAGACATAGGTGGGTGCCAGTTATCTGTCTGCTGGTATTCATGGCAGGGGCCAGTCTGGGTATCACGCAAGTACCATTCATCCTCAACAACGAGTACTTCCCCACTTACATCAGAGCTCAG GCTTCCAGCATTTGCTTGATGGCGAGCAATCTCCTCAATGTCCTGGCGGTGCAACTCTTCACACCAATGCAAGTTGTCCTCACACCAGCAGGCTTTTACTGGTTCACTGCCGGCATCTGCACCCTCGGCGTCATATTTTCATTTGCTTTCATCgtagaaacaaaagacaaagccATTGGATAG